A single Leptolyngbya ohadii IS1 DNA region contains:
- a CDS encoding DnaJ C-terminal domain-containing protein encodes MQNFRNYYAILGVSADATVEEIKKTFRQLARQYHPDLNPGDKVAEEKFKDLNEAYEVLSDTTKRAQYDKYKQFWDKDGGGKRRGWGGFNRAPEDMDFGQFRDFNSFVDQLLNRREPIPDNPPPARERERERERDPFRPGTTKTTYTVPRNAPKPRNAEATLTVPLDRAYTGGRERIRLEDGRSLEVNMPAGMFTGQKVRLKGQGINGGDLYLTIEVSPHPFFQLDGADIYCQLPITPAEAVLGGPIEVPTLDGLARMMIPPGVRSGQRLRLGGKGYLIDGDRGDQIVEVQIVTPKDLTDQERELYEKLRQIETFNPRSNLPV; translated from the coding sequence ATGCAAAACTTCCGAAACTATTACGCAATTTTGGGAGTTTCCGCCGATGCCACGGTCGAAGAGATCAAAAAAACGTTCCGCCAGCTGGCGCGGCAGTATCACCCGGATCTAAACCCCGGCGATAAGGTCGCAGAGGAGAAGTTTAAAGATCTCAACGAAGCCTACGAGGTTTTGTCGGACACGACCAAACGCGCACAGTACGACAAATACAAACAGTTCTGGGACAAGGATGGCGGCGGCAAGCGGCGCGGCTGGGGTGGCTTTAACCGTGCCCCGGAGGACATGGATTTCGGGCAGTTCCGCGACTTCAATTCCTTCGTAGATCAGCTTTTGAACCGCAGGGAACCCATTCCCGACAATCCCCCGCCTGCCCGTGAGCGGGAACGAGAGCGAGAGCGAGACCCCTTCCGTCCTGGCACAACCAAAACCACCTACACCGTCCCCCGCAACGCCCCCAAACCTCGCAACGCAGAAGCGACTCTGACCGTTCCCCTCGATCGCGCCTACACGGGTGGACGGGAGCGGATTCGCCTGGAGGATGGACGATCGCTGGAAGTGAATATGCCCGCCGGAATGTTTACTGGACAGAAGGTGCGCCTGAAAGGGCAGGGCATCAATGGCGGCGATTTATATCTGACGATCGAAGTCTCACCCCATCCGTTCTTCCAGCTTGACGGAGCGGATATTTACTGTCAGTTGCCCATTACCCCCGCTGAGGCAGTTCTTGGTGGACCAATCGAAGTGCCGACCCTAGACGGCTTAGCCCGAATGATGATTCCGCCCGGAGTGCGATCGGGTCAACGGCTGCGATTGGGCGGCAAGGGTTATCTCATTGATGGCGATCGGGGCGATCAGATCGTCGAAGTACAGATCGTAACTCCCAAGGATCTGACTGACCAGGAGCGGGAGCTATACGAGAAGCTGCGGCAAATCGAAACTTTCAATCCGCGATCAAACCTGCCTGTTTAG
- a CDS encoding Uma2 family endonuclease: MLQYNRLHPLPSAEELPCSDDTPVDNELQNLIPNLLEELLTVIWAERQDWFFGVDMGIYYAPSKPAIVPDGFLSLGVDRFIHEEGRLSYVLWDEDDVIPIFALEVVSRTYGREYEEKKQLYAEIGVLYYAVYTPSRRYRKNRQPLEVYRLEGEEYVMLPGEQVWMPEIGLSIGRERGTFRGRNREWLYWYDEQGQRWLTSEEKAMQERQRAEQERRKADREQQRAEQERQRAEEERQRAEQESLRAEQESLRAEQESLRAEQERQRAEQQQQRAEEERRRAEEERQRADRLAERLRQLGVDLTDL, from the coding sequence ATGCTGCAATACAACCGCCTGCATCCGCTGCCTTCGGCAGAAGAACTGCCCTGCTCCGACGATACGCCTGTGGATAACGAACTCCAAAACCTGATTCCCAACCTGCTGGAAGAACTGCTGACGGTGATCTGGGCAGAGCGACAGGACTGGTTTTTTGGCGTGGATATGGGCATTTACTACGCCCCCAGCAAACCCGCGATCGTCCCAGACGGATTTTTGAGCCTTGGAGTCGATCGGTTTATTCACGAAGAAGGCAGGCTCAGCTACGTGCTGTGGGATGAGGATGATGTGATCCCGATTTTTGCGCTGGAAGTCGTCTCACGCACCTACGGACGGGAATACGAGGAGAAAAAGCAGCTTTACGCTGAAATTGGCGTTCTCTACTATGCCGTCTACACACCCAGTCGCCGCTATCGCAAAAATCGACAACCCCTGGAAGTCTATCGGCTGGAAGGCGAAGAGTATGTGATGCTGCCCGGAGAGCAAGTTTGGATGCCGGAAATCGGACTGTCGATCGGGCGGGAGCGGGGCACATTTCGGGGACGGAATCGCGAGTGGCTGTACTGGTACGACGAGCAGGGACAACGTTGGCTCACCAGTGAAGAGAAAGCGATGCAGGAACGGCAACGGGCAGAACAGGAACGCCGCAAAGCCGATCGAGAGCAGCAACGGGCAGAACAGGAACGCCAACGAGCTGAGGAAGAACGGCAACGCGCTGAGCAGGAAAGCCTGAGAGCTGAGCAGGAAAGCCTGAGGGCTGAGCAGGAAAGCTTGAGAGCCGAACAGGAGCGGCAACGGGCAGAACAACAACAGCAACGCGCAGAGGAAGAA